A window of the SAR324 cluster bacterium genome harbors these coding sequences:
- a CDS encoding DUF4442 domain-containing protein, with protein sequence MKFNNKATQTIGRLNALPQPLRGFALTKAIGSVVKYMGTSSVKVHELNYQRGEFSLDNIKKIQNHIGSVHAAAIALLAESASGLVVNMNVPDTNVPVIKTLKVNYEKRTQGALKAVATLTETQIQEIRTTEKGEVTVEVHVTDESGREPVVCEMIWAWTPKRRN encoded by the coding sequence ATGAAATTCAATAACAAGGCCACACAAACCATTGGACGACTGAACGCGCTTCCACAACCCTTGAGAGGGTTTGCCTTGACCAAAGCTATCGGCTCCGTCGTCAAATATATGGGGACATCCAGTGTGAAGGTTCATGAGTTGAACTATCAGAGAGGCGAGTTTTCACTGGATAACATAAAAAAAATCCAGAACCATATTGGTAGCGTTCATGCGGCCGCAATCGCTTTGCTGGCAGAATCCGCTTCAGGCCTGGTGGTGAATATGAATGTTCCAGACACCAATGTTCCAGTGATTAAGACCCTCAAGGTGAACTATGAAAAACGGACTCAAGGGGCCTTGAAAGCTGTGGCAACCTTGACAGAGACCCAGATCCAGGAAATCCGGACAACAGAAAAAGGGGAAGTGACCGTTGAAGTCCATGTGACCGATGAATCCGGCAGGGAACCCGTTGTGTGCGAAATGATCTGGGCATGGACTCCAAAACGCAGAAACTAA
- a CDS encoding response regulator: MKSISGQILVVDDNPMIHLQVLKAMRTVDGVSIELIKANNGMEALTILEKNKEVDLILTDLDMPEMDGFELIELIRKQKDFGQVPILFLSSYQELNHKIRAFELGATDYITKPFIAQEFQARVMGNIQRYQQQRQIQAELQASLLIQQEKLVKRQQIELDLQIAQKRLAIILDFMDDALIMVDDSARIIFFNRGAERILGYSAQSVSGKMAHEFIPLETIRKSALQVGLHENFSSKSAQTIVPVEMALNREDQTEIQTEAMALQLISEEEKTIAVFFREKISGTVQFSSSQPITSTTGLIGVVGHEQQRIQAMEDAVEGIFDWILQGRDKLLDELRNTGSSLQNISDYLSEEYQSTAVRETLVQVMVQSIQYWEKTTGKTRIELAEESGLWRIYIDRDHYQSKTMDRYLKVHTLPKFPRWKNVVETANFVLTRCPQLEPQRTHLQTTTSNLKKLLQNAP, from the coding sequence ATGAAATCAATTTCCGGTCAGATTTTAGTGGTAGACGATAATCCAATGATTCACCTGCAAGTGCTCAAGGCGATGAGGACCGTTGACGGGGTTTCAATTGAATTGATCAAGGCCAATAATGGCATGGAAGCCCTGACTATTCTGGAGAAAAATAAAGAAGTGGATTTGATTCTAACCGATCTGGATATGCCGGAAATGGATGGTTTTGAACTGATTGAACTAATCAGAAAACAAAAAGACTTTGGACAGGTTCCGATTTTATTTCTGTCCTCCTATCAGGAATTGAACCACAAAATCCGCGCGTTTGAATTGGGAGCCACGGATTACATCACAAAACCCTTCATCGCACAGGAATTTCAGGCACGGGTGATGGGAAATATTCAGCGTTATCAGCAACAGCGTCAAATCCAGGCCGAACTACAGGCGTCATTGCTGATTCAACAGGAAAAACTTGTCAAACGTCAGCAGATAGAACTCGATTTGCAGATTGCCCAGAAACGACTTGCCATCATCCTTGATTTTATGGATGACGCCCTGATCATGGTGGATGACTCTGCCAGAATTATTTTTTTTAATCGAGGCGCGGAACGGATCCTCGGCTATTCAGCGCAGTCCGTTTCAGGAAAAATGGCCCATGAATTCATTCCCCTTGAAACCATCCGTAAGTCGGCACTGCAGGTTGGTCTGCATGAAAATTTTTCTTCAAAATCCGCTCAAACCATTGTGCCTGTTGAAATGGCATTGAATCGTGAAGATCAGACTGAAATTCAGACTGAAGCCATGGCATTGCAACTGATTTCTGAAGAAGAAAAAACAATTGCGGTGTTTTTCCGTGAAAAAATTTCAGGAACCGTCCAATTTTCCTCTTCACAACCGATCACATCGACCACCGGTTTAATTGGGGTGGTAGGACACGAACAGCAACGGATTCAAGCCATGGAAGACGCGGTTGAAGGAATCTTTGATTGGATTCTACAGGGACGTGATAAACTGCTCGATGAATTGAGAAACACAGGCAGTTCCTTACAGAATATCTCTGACTATCTGTCCGAAGAATACCAGTCCACCGCAGTGCGTGAAACGTTGGTTCAGGTCATGGTTCAGTCCATTCAATACTGGGAGAAAACGACAGGAAAGACCAGGATTGAGTTAGCCGAGGAAAGTGGCTTGTGGCGGATTTATATTGATAGAGATCATTATCAGAGCAAAACGATGGATCGTTATCTGAAGGTCCATACACTTCCTAAATTTCCACGCTGGAAAAATGTGGTGGAAACCGCCAATTTTGTGTTAACCCGCTGTCCGCAACTGGAACCACAACGCACCCATCTGCAAACTACCACCTCCAATCTGAAAAAACTGCTCCAGAATGCACCTTGA
- a CDS encoding PAS domain S-box protein gives MKQRRLSIKVTISLVLFCISALDISVLSVMLFHNSSSLLREQIRENYSMSVKHMGELITNRLTLFEDEMRELSKSTILMNGLVDDAGREAYLPQFISEISVSGMKEDISVSLYNYSLELLASNNPEWERLYGELLDSYKMQEIILDDGQQYNNFTRIKTGEVLYVLALPVYSGPHHDGILVAVLHWDSVWKKIPKQADMVLSLLHEGDPIVTAGNMAVEGEIREFSLDRFYSLTLMTKIPETLISEPIYAMEIQMITLGGLLLIIMIGINLLVLTRKIANPVIQLEQAAANVAKGKWDMVQLHNASLEINDLANTFNSMTARLRDTRLKDHRQTMAMNAVLEGIGILDARDHYIYMNAAHARMYGYADPSELLGQKWTMFYTDTEYQRFMREIMPVFQQQGHWQGETQGRRKDGSLFPQDLLLTSLEEGGFVCVVRDITHRKQTETQIYQQQKLMLQQAYKAGVMENAISNIHYIGNAITPVVVSAHQMLEQQEQLRLMESLLRKTHKALTKHHQTNTLETYLSGHPQGIQIIPMFLKLADQLSLYHAENIKALEIINQQLKQVTDIIDSQQELADFQPVREEIVMRELIEEVLEILKPELHRLKIGVNQKYDHHLPKLKIDRNKLSLVVMNLLKNAIESIEQPPVGTEIFHVISIEATLVRNNRFIQVSFQDSGCGATPEILNQAFKAGYSTKANNVGSGLHDSANFINSCQGEIQMESPGVGMGTQIKFLLPVTG, from the coding sequence ATGAAACAACGGCGTCTCAGCATCAAGGTCACAATATCCCTGGTGTTGTTCTGTATCAGCGCGCTGGATATCAGTGTGTTGAGTGTGATGCTGTTCCACAACAGCAGTTCTCTGCTACGCGAACAGATTCGTGAGAATTACAGCATGTCTGTCAAACACATGGGTGAATTGATCACCAACAGACTGACTCTGTTTGAAGATGAAATGCGGGAACTTTCAAAAAGCACAATATTGATGAACGGTCTGGTTGATGATGCCGGACGTGAGGCATATCTACCGCAGTTTATCAGCGAAATTTCCGTTTCCGGCATGAAAGAAGATATTTCGGTCAGCCTCTACAATTACAGTTTAGAGTTGCTGGCATCCAACAATCCGGAATGGGAACGTTTGTATGGGGAACTGCTCGATTCATACAAAATGCAGGAAATAATTCTGGACGATGGACAACAATACAATAATTTCACACGCATCAAAACCGGAGAAGTACTCTATGTTCTGGCGTTGCCTGTGTATTCCGGGCCACACCATGACGGCATTCTGGTGGCGGTTCTTCACTGGGACAGCGTCTGGAAAAAAATACCGAAACAAGCCGATATGGTGTTATCGCTGTTGCATGAGGGAGACCCGATCGTCACTGCCGGAAACATGGCTGTGGAGGGTGAAATCAGAGAATTTTCGCTGGACCGGTTTTATTCGCTCACGCTGATGACAAAAATTCCGGAAACGCTGATCAGCGAGCCGATTTATGCCATGGAAATCCAGATGATTACTCTGGGTGGACTGTTACTGATCATCATGATCGGCATCAATCTGCTGGTTTTAACACGGAAAATCGCCAACCCGGTGATTCAACTGGAACAGGCCGCCGCCAATGTGGCCAAGGGAAAATGGGACATGGTGCAACTCCACAACGCCAGCCTGGAAATCAATGATCTGGCAAATACCTTCAACAGCATGACTGCCAGACTCAGAGACACCCGGTTGAAGGATCACAGGCAGACGATGGCCATGAATGCGGTTCTGGAAGGCATTGGGATTCTGGATGCCCGGGACCATTACATTTACATGAATGCGGCACATGCCCGGATGTATGGTTATGCGGATCCCTCTGAACTGCTGGGGCAAAAATGGACCATGTTTTATACTGACACTGAATATCAACGATTTATGCGGGAAATCATGCCTGTGTTTCAACAGCAGGGACACTGGCAGGGCGAGACCCAGGGAAGACGGAAGGATGGCAGTCTGTTTCCACAGGATCTTTTGCTCACCTCACTGGAAGAAGGGGGATTCGTCTGTGTGGTGCGCGATATCACCCATCGCAAGCAAACCGAAACCCAAATTTATCAACAGCAAAAATTGATGTTACAACAGGCGTATAAAGCCGGTGTCATGGAAAATGCCATCAGCAATATCCATTACATTGGCAATGCCATTACCCCGGTTGTGGTGAGCGCGCATCAGATGCTGGAACAACAGGAACAACTGCGGTTGATGGAATCCCTGTTAAGAAAAACTCACAAGGCCCTGACAAAGCATCATCAGACCAACACCCTGGAAACGTATTTATCCGGGCACCCGCAGGGAATCCAAATCATCCCGATGTTCCTGAAACTGGCGGATCAGCTCAGCCTGTATCATGCTGAAAATATCAAGGCTCTGGAAATTATAAACCAGCAATTGAAACAGGTCACAGACATCATTGACTCCCAGCAGGAACTTGCTGATTTTCAACCGGTCCGGGAAGAAATCGTGATGCGGGAATTGATCGAGGAAGTGCTGGAAATCCTGAAACCGGAACTCCACCGACTGAAGATTGGTGTGAACCAGAAATATGACCACCATCTGCCAAAATTAAAAATTGACAGAAATAAACTGTCACTGGTTGTGATGAACCTGCTGAAGAATGCCATTGAAAGCATTGAACAACCCCCGGTAGGAACGGAAATATTCCATGTCATAAGCATCGAGGCTACCCTGGTGCGAAACAACCGGTTTATACAGGTTTCTTTTCAGGATTCAGGCTGTGGGGCAACTCCGGAAATTCTGAACCAGGCTTTTAAGGCGGGATATTCCACCAAGGCAAACAACGTGGGATCAGGATTGCACGACAGCGCGAACTTCATCAACAGTTGTCAGGGCGAAATTCAAATGGAATCCCCCGGCGTCGGAATGGGAACACAGATCAAATTTTTACTGCCTGTAACCGGATGA
- a CDS encoding ATP-binding protein → MADNNIQIINDNDEIRIDDYIDLEAIKYKPVKQSHKLTLRSQLVNVPKTLEYLEAHYRDYCQTHEIDTYNIRYCLHEALTNSIVHGNFGISSTLKDSNWDEFYSIVQSRESDPAYAEKKVYVLYFITEDQLRFEIEDEGQGCDFKIMPKPETNAQKEIWTFGRGVQLIRRLSHGVFWNKAGNRISIMFRPQKKPVKVPRQNCWEFFNCGRELGGHSVAEHGECPASALYHADGFNHGTNGGRVCWAINGTICGKVKSAHPECTEGCHKCAFYKKVNEEESGRFYRGDQFYHLTRKNKKSQD, encoded by the coding sequence ATGGCAGATAACAACATCCAGATCATAAACGATAATGATGAAATCCGCATTGATGATTACATTGATCTTGAGGCGATTAAATATAAACCGGTAAAGCAGTCGCATAAGCTTACCCTCAGGAGTCAATTGGTGAATGTGCCCAAAACCCTGGAATATCTGGAGGCACACTATCGTGATTATTGCCAGACCCATGAAATTGATACTTATAATATACGCTACTGCCTCCATGAAGCGCTGACGAATTCCATTGTTCATGGAAACTTTGGTATATCGTCAACCTTGAAAGATTCAAATTGGGATGAGTTCTATTCCATAGTTCAATCCCGGGAATCAGATCCGGCATACGCTGAAAAAAAAGTCTATGTTTTATATTTTATTACTGAGGATCAATTACGTTTTGAAATTGAAGACGAAGGACAGGGCTGTGATTTTAAAATTATGCCAAAACCTGAAACGAACGCGCAGAAGGAGATATGGACCTTTGGCCGTGGGGTTCAACTCATTCGGCGACTGTCGCACGGAGTATTCTGGAATAAGGCTGGAAACAGAATCTCAATCATGTTTCGCCCCCAAAAGAAGCCTGTGAAAGTCCCCCGGCAGAATTGCTGGGAGTTTTTTAACTGCGGAAGGGAACTTGGCGGACACAGCGTGGCGGAACATGGTGAATGTCCTGCTTCTGCGCTGTATCATGCGGATGGTTTCAATCATGGCACAAACGGAGGTCGTGTTTGTTGGGCCATCAATGGAACTATTTGTGGAAAGGTAAAAAGCGCTCATCCGGAATGCACTGAAGGTTGTCACAAATGCGCTTTTTATAAAAAGGTGAACGAGGAGGAATCAGGCAGATTTTATCGTGGGGATCAATTTTATCATCTCACCCGGAAAAATAAAAAATCCCAAGACTGA
- a CDS encoding AAA-like domain-containing protein, protein MKFFNTSGPVNPQKHYILSPLKRFNLGNILSLIEQEKYFVMHAPRQTGKTSCLLALRDYLNQTGNYHCLYVNVEVGQASRENVQAGMQAILSRFVEKARELEGKTILQDQWESILDSSGPYDAFLKTLCVWTETQKLPTILLIDEIDALVGDTLISVLRQLRAGYTDRPAHFPQTVVLCGVRDVRDYRMHSDGKDIITGGSAFNIKDESLRLGNFSRQDMEDLYAQHTETTGQVFERDALNLAWELTQGQPWLVNALAYQICFKMPEGQDRSRHVTAELMVKAKETLIINRVTHLHQLADKLKEDRVRRVIEPLLQGKDWEKDVNPDDLEYLIDLGLLAQTPQGLGIANAIYREVIPRQLSWIIQMNLGSHFTGNWYVDPQTGKLDMPKLLTAFQAFFRKHSEHWVERFDYKEAGPQLLMQAFLQRILNGGGRIEREYGLGRGRTDLLVIWNHEGGVQEVVIELKIQYDSLESTIREGLGQTWEYMDHCGTSEGHLIIFNRRPKVAWSRKIFHKSRNFEGHPIEVWGM, encoded by the coding sequence ATGAAATTTTTCAATACATCCGGACCGGTCAATCCTCAAAAGCATTATATTTTATCGCCTTTGAAACGATTTAATCTGGGGAATATTCTTTCCCTGATTGAACAGGAAAAATACTTTGTGATGCACGCTCCCCGTCAAACAGGAAAAACCTCCTGTCTGCTGGCTTTGCGGGACTATCTGAATCAGACAGGAAACTATCACTGTCTATACGTCAATGTGGAAGTCGGACAAGCTTCACGCGAAAACGTGCAGGCGGGAATGCAGGCCATTTTGAGCCGGTTTGTTGAAAAAGCCAGGGAACTGGAAGGAAAAACCATCCTTCAAGACCAATGGGAATCTATTCTGGACTCATCAGGACCTTATGACGCTTTCCTGAAAACGCTCTGTGTCTGGACAGAAACTCAAAAACTTCCCACCATTCTCCTGATAGATGAGATCGACGCACTGGTGGGCGACACCCTGATTTCAGTCTTGCGCCAACTCCGTGCGGGTTATACCGACCGACCTGCGCATTTCCCACAAACCGTGGTGCTATGCGGTGTGCGGGATGTGCGGGATTACCGGATGCATTCAGACGGCAAGGACATCATCACCGGCGGCAGTGCCTTCAACATCAAGGATGAATCCCTGCGTCTGGGGAATTTCAGCCGACAGGATATGGAAGACCTCTATGCCCAGCACACGGAAACAACCGGGCAGGTTTTTGAAAGAGACGCCCTGAATCTCGCCTGGGAACTCACGCAGGGCCAACCCTGGCTGGTCAATGCCCTGGCGTATCAAATCTGTTTCAAAATGCCCGAAGGTCAGGACCGAAGCCGGCACGTTACCGCCGAATTGATGGTTAAAGCCAAAGAGACGCTCATTATCAATCGTGTCACTCATCTGCATCAATTGGCTGACAAACTGAAAGAAGATCGTGTGCGGCGAGTCATTGAACCCCTGTTGCAAGGGAAAGATTGGGAAAAAGATGTGAATCCTGACGATCTGGAATACCTGATAGATCTGGGATTGTTGGCTCAAACTCCCCAAGGCCTTGGTATTGCCAATGCCATTTATCGTGAGGTGATTCCACGGCAACTTTCCTGGATTATTCAGATGAATCTGGGCAGTCACTTTACTGGAAATTGGTACGTCGATCCTCAGACCGGAAAACTCGATATGCCCAAACTGCTGACCGCGTTTCAGGCCTTTTTCCGCAAGCATTCCGAACATTGGGTGGAACGGTTTGATTACAAGGAAGCCGGACCACAATTACTGATGCAGGCCTTTCTCCAGCGAATCCTCAATGGCGGTGGACGGATTGAACGGGAATATGGACTGGGACGTGGACGCACTGACTTGCTGGTGATCTGGAATCATGAAGGCGGAGTGCAGGAAGTCGTGATCGAACTGAAAATCCAGTATGATTCCCTGGAATCGACCATCCGTGAAGGACTTGGCCAAACCTGGGAATACATGGATCATTGCGGAACTTCAGAAGGACATCTGATCATTTTCAACCGCAGACCCAAAGTCGCGTGGAGCCGGAAAATCTTCCACAAATCCCGAAATTTTGAAGGACATCCCATTGAAGTCTGGGGGATGTGA
- a CDS encoding cyclic nucleotide-binding domain-containing protein, with translation MSDQLITHLLEDNQDIIHYLKDSRIFSHLPAELLEQLLPLSELRNYPTGSEILSEGKLNTTIFFLVRGTVAVSSGGEVILRLRRRGDIFGEMSVISNNITTATVIAETPVTVFSIQINSIARFTEIHGDTLHHLLYRLFSMILTEKLTITTYKARQYESTNRNLKQTMAILEHRAEQAKLVTMVSTLFINLPASKIETEIYNVLRLLGEKYQAHSGHLILLNVEKLTVEQAYDWNPGHETTAIHHQEQLNLDTLDWIVTEMQRLKIARVPHFGDVHSVNEDLNREKEKLPIHSLNCIPIHYENQLVGFLGLDTKWELSEWSMEDFATLKLIGEILVNALRRKKAEETRQEFNRTLQTMIQASPLAMIVTDSMCLVEMWNPATEKLFEWGRQEMLDQFITIIDPESESLFQIMCQRLLKGETCQEQVLATRTKSGKRLNIALSGAPLRNNQNQITRMMFIVLYQVDSGVKGQTTYLAGLAETAIATLHNIGNALTPMIWNLEEWQITGQLNNQSVYLRKLFGTMTRHLEQGDLPEYLKQHPKGRRMLGLLEQFAEELEDYQQRQQEFLKNMDLQLTHATEIIILQQKYANYRLESESFQIADLIQDVINMMKASLEKRDIHLVQLVEENLPPLVSNKNKLMQVLLNMLKNAIESIDERLLQSVEPAPEIVIKSSLCMGKWVDFSIEDNGIGVSTDARKHLFEFGFTTKSRGSGFGLHDCANFIREQKGHIRFESPGLGQGARIVFQLPVKSGDSGDIF, from the coding sequence ATGTCTGATCAATTGATCACTCATCTGTTGGAGGACAATCAGGACATCATCCATTATTTAAAAGATTCCAGGATTTTCAGTCATTTACCTGCTGAATTGCTGGAGCAGCTACTCCCCCTTTCAGAATTGAGGAACTATCCGACCGGAAGCGAGATTTTAAGCGAAGGAAAACTGAATACAACAATCTTTTTTTTGGTACGGGGAACCGTTGCTGTCAGTTCGGGTGGCGAAGTGATTCTCAGATTGCGCCGTCGGGGAGATATTTTCGGGGAAATGAGTGTCATCAGCAATAACATTACCACAGCGACAGTGATTGCCGAAACCCCGGTGACGGTATTCAGCATCCAGATCAACAGCATTGCCCGTTTTACCGAGATCCACGGAGACACCCTGCATCATCTGTTATATCGGTTGTTTTCCATGATTTTGACTGAAAAACTGACGATCACAACCTACAAGGCCCGTCAATATGAGAGCACGAATCGAAATCTCAAACAGACCATGGCGATCCTGGAGCATCGCGCAGAACAGGCAAAACTGGTGACCATGGTCTCCACGCTGTTTATCAATTTGCCTGCCTCAAAAATTGAGACGGAGATATACAACGTCCTCCGCTTGCTTGGAGAAAAATATCAGGCGCACAGCGGACATCTGATATTGCTGAATGTTGAGAAACTGACGGTGGAACAGGCCTATGACTGGAATCCGGGGCATGAAACAACCGCGATTCATCACCAGGAGCAACTGAATCTGGATACGCTGGACTGGATTGTTACCGAAATGCAACGGTTAAAAATTGCCAGGGTTCCTCATTTCGGTGATGTTCATTCTGTCAATGAAGACCTCAACCGGGAAAAAGAGAAGCTTCCCATACATTCACTCAACTGCATTCCTATCCATTATGAAAATCAGTTGGTCGGATTCCTTGGACTTGACACAAAATGGGAGTTGTCCGAATGGAGCATGGAGGATTTCGCTACGCTCAAGCTGATTGGAGAAATTCTCGTGAACGCGTTGCGCCGGAAGAAAGCGGAAGAAACCCGTCAGGAGTTCAACCGCACCCTGCAGACAATGATCCAGGCCTCACCACTGGCCATGATCGTCACTGATTCCATGTGTCTCGTTGAAATGTGGAACCCTGCGACTGAAAAACTGTTTGAATGGGGGCGCCAGGAAATGCTCGATCAATTCATTACCATTATTGATCCTGAAAGCGAGTCCCTGTTCCAGATAATGTGTCAACGACTGCTCAAGGGGGAAACCTGTCAGGAACAGGTGCTTGCCACCCGTACAAAGTCCGGGAAACGGCTGAACATCGCCTTGTCCGGAGCACCGCTCAGGAATAATCAAAACCAGATCACCCGGATGATGTTCATCGTTTTGTATCAGGTGGATTCAGGGGTGAAAGGCCAGACCACCTATCTTGCCGGACTTGCCGAAACAGCCATTGCTACCCTGCATAACATCGGCAATGCCCTCACGCCAATGATCTGGAATCTTGAAGAATGGCAGATTACCGGACAACTCAACAACCAGTCCGTCTATCTCAGAAAACTGTTTGGCACGATGACCAGACACCTTGAACAGGGAGATCTTCCGGAATATCTCAAACAGCACCCCAAAGGCAGACGAATGCTTGGTTTGCTGGAACAGTTTGCGGAAGAACTCGAGGACTATCAACAGCGTCAGCAGGAATTTCTGAAAAACATGGATCTGCAACTCACCCATGCGACAGAAATCATTATCCTGCAACAGAAATATGCCAACTACCGATTGGAATCAGAATCATTTCAGATCGCTGACTTAATTCAGGATGTGATCAATATGATGAAAGCCTCCCTGGAAAAACGCGATATTCACCTGGTACAACTTGTGGAAGAAAATCTGCCGCCACTGGTCAGTAATAAAAACAAATTGATGCAGGTACTGCTGAATATGCTCAAAAACGCCATTGAAAGCATTGATGAACGACTTCTGCAATCCGTGGAACCTGCCCCTGAAATTGTAATAAAAAGTTCTCTTTGTATGGGAAAATGGGTTGATTTTTCCATTGAGGACAACGGCATTGGTGTCTCCACCGACGCGCGGAAACATCTGTTTGAATTTGGCTTCACCACCAAATCCCGCGGGTCTGGTTTCGGATTGCATGACTGCGCCAATTTTATTCGGGAGCAGAAGGGCCATATCCGCTTTGAGTCACCCGGCTTGGGACAGGGCGCGAGGATTGTGTTTCAATTACCGGTCAAGTCCGGGGATTCAGGGGATATTTTTTGA
- a CDS encoding tetratricopeptide repeat protein translates to MFNKPAKTDDSQIDELIRKGEGLIQGKLYDRAMVEFSRALELNPDKTMVKLKDLFDQYKSSGNYEGLISIGSNLLMKAPNDVELANLLGNAYRKTGNYKLAEKLYERCIKIDPTFTFAQYNLAAAMSRIEYADQSAISAISEFESMKFFKLPDFTEGKITLIRIQKELDEELGRTTTEEPGEPGDKAEKKDKNSKQEAEDTIDPQRIFQHVLDKIGIQTEEGLMMMQYLGLFALHNNLYNAAWKIYTRLSIAHPQNENFKCFLAIAISLRGYIERAIDKLVMLLGTNPYNRYANVNLGRLYALQGSLLLSRKYYLYAKTLLDKSSGYYDMTQFRAQADQYFVEGSIKKALEMYEVILTEQESFSLLEKVISMKLDLADIDGALTTYARAGRMAVQPEELEKLTRKLVDFMNEKAADHMRNSRYARAADIYEKSIELRPTIHSLEEGIHAYELLKNDEKIRELRKKLHQLKEAEQEQELLQSHYQKIREGFHFERQHLPYKAINSYEEALRLKPEKGVLIRLVKLYQRTRQMGMIADVTQRYNRLVEHRQRMERYKLDAERRERNEPETESPGDAAERTIAVTA, encoded by the coding sequence ATGTTCAATAAACCCGCAAAAACTGATGATTCACAGATTGATGAGTTGATCAGGAAGGGCGAAGGCCTTATCCAGGGCAAACTGTATGATCGTGCCATGGTTGAATTTTCCAGGGCTTTGGAGTTGAACCCCGACAAGACCATGGTGAAACTCAAGGATCTGTTTGATCAATACAAATCTTCCGGAAACTATGAGGGGCTGATTTCGATTGGTTCCAATCTGTTGATGAAAGCGCCAAATGATGTTGAACTGGCCAATTTACTGGGCAATGCTTATCGCAAAACCGGAAATTACAAACTTGCCGAAAAATTATATGAACGCTGTATCAAGATTGATCCAACTTTTACTTTTGCCCAATACAATCTGGCCGCGGCGATGTCCAGGATCGAGTATGCGGATCAATCCGCCATTTCCGCCATATCAGAATTTGAGTCCATGAAATTCTTCAAACTTCCTGATTTCACAGAGGGTAAAATCACTTTGATCCGGATTCAGAAAGAACTGGATGAAGAACTGGGCAGAACAACAACGGAAGAACCCGGAGAACCCGGAGATAAAGCGGAAAAAAAGGATAAAAATTCAAAACAGGAAGCGGAGGACACAATTGATCCCCAACGGATCTTCCAGCATGTTCTGGACAAGATCGGGATTCAAACCGAGGAAGGGTTGATGATGATGCAATATCTGGGGTTGTTCGCACTCCATAATAATTTATACAACGCCGCCTGGAAAATATACACACGGTTGAGCATCGCCCACCCTCAAAACGAAAATTTTAAATGCTTCCTGGCGATCGCCATCAGTTTGCGCGGGTATATTGAAAGAGCCATAGACAAATTGGTCATGCTTCTGGGAACAAATCCTTACAATCGTTACGCCAATGTCAATCTGGGGCGTTTATACGCTTTGCAGGGATCCCTGCTGCTTTCCAGAAAATATTATCTGTATGCCAAAACCCTGCTTGATAAATCCAGCGGCTATTATGACATGACGCAGTTCAGGGCACAGGCAGATCAATATTTTGTGGAAGGTAGCATCAAAAAAGCTTTGGAAATGTACGAAGTGATTCTTACCGAACAGGAAAGTTTCAGTCTGCTGGAAAAGGTAATCAGCATGAAACTGGATCTGGCTGATATCGACGGCGCCTTGACAACCTATGCCCGTGCCGGACGCATGGCTGTTCAACCGGAAGAACTTGAAAAACTGACAAGGAAACTGGTGGATTTCATGAATGAAAAGGCCGCTGATCACATGCGTAACAGTCGTTATGCACGGGCCGCTGATATTTATGAAAAAAGTATTGAACTGAGACCCACCATTCACTCGCTTGAAGAAGGCATTCATGCGTATGAACTGCTCAAAAATGATGAAAAAATCAGGGAATTGCGCAAAAAGCTTCATCAACTGAAAGAAGCCGAACAGGAACAGGAATTGTTGCAAAGCCACTATCAGAAAATCAGGGAAGGTTTTCATTTTGAACGGCAACATCTTCCCTACAAGGCGATCAACTCCTATGAAGAAGCCTTGCGGCTGAAGCCGGAAAAAGGGGTGTTGATCAGGCTGGTTAAACTTTACCAACGTACCAGACAGATGGGAATGATTGCCGATGTGACGCAACGCTACAACCGTCTGGTGGAACACCGACAGCGCATGGAACGCTACAAACTTGATGCGGAACGAAGGGAACGTAATGAACCTGAGACTGAAAGCCCCGGAGACGCCGCTGAACGAACAATCGCGGTGACTGCCTGA